A stretch of Branchiostoma lanceolatum isolate klBraLanc5 chromosome 14, klBraLanc5.hap2, whole genome shotgun sequence DNA encodes these proteins:
- the LOC136448680 gene encoding lysosome-associated membrane glycoprotein 1-like, producing the protein MFHVEYQLKNGAVRNASYVLPQNCTITGSCTLRVANMSLSFDGVFNLTAIFKSNGKTYSLDAVSVGYEQTPSYFPGSKHPRTSRIQNITNLNLLQTDIGRSYLCKEQQRFHVGTGIVLEIIELQVQPFGVINEHFSAANECEKDYPVTMYPIENATLVTTPSTTEGNFTSIGPASTILSTNYTTRPVLTTSNVPPSSPVYPPVPQGHYVVYNASGDKCLLANMGIRLHINYTKEGGILGTAVFDVPPTDAEASGVCGNSHSTLTLTFYGAMFNLTLLFSRERSDDHATTYHGTAARLSFVEVPAIFMDTLTPDRPQEIANTTLNLFPTDTGRSYKCTQDVSVAVTKNVSITFRQVQVQPFDVRSGQFSQAEECANDSGGGKDRVLIIAVGVVLLVIAVGIGAAGVIGRRTLISKYRPLENIAE; encoded by the coding sequence ATGTTTCACGTGGAATATCAGCTAAAGAATGGCGCAGTACGCAACGCCTCCTACGTCCTCCCGCAAAACTGCACCATCACAGGATCCTGCACTCTGCGTGTCGCTAATATGTCCCTCAGTTTTGACGGCGTCTTTAATCTGACGGCTATTTTTAAGTCCAATGGCAAGACGTACTCGCTAGACGCAGTTTCTGTCGGCTATGAACAAACTCCAAGCTACTTTCCAGGCTCCAAGCACCCAAGGACAAGTCGCATACAGAATATCACAAACCTTAACCTACTTCAGACCGACATTGGCAGATCATACTTGTGCAAAGAGCAACAACGGTTCCATGTTGGCACAGGAATAGTTCTGGAAATCATAGAGTTACAGGTTCAGCCATTCGGTGTCATTAATGAGCATTTTAGTGCTGCCAATGAGTGTGAGAAGGACTACCCAGTGACCATGTACCCTATCGAAAATGCCACCTTAGTAACCACCCCATCTACTACAGAAGGCAACTTCACTTCTATTGGTCCAGCATCCACCATACTTTCCACTAactacaccaccaggcctgtgTTGACCACTTCAAACGTGCCGCCATCATCACCTGTGTACCCTCCTGTGCCACAAGGTCACTACGTTGTTTACAATGCGTCAGGCGATAAATGTTTACTAGCAAACATGGGAATAAGGCTCCATATTAACTACACCAAGGAGGGCGGCATTCTCGGGACCGCCGTTTTCGATGTGCCCCCAACTGACGCCGAGGCGTCAGGAGTCTGCGGAAACTCACATTCGACACTGACCTTGACGTTCTACGGCGCCATGTTTAATCTGACGCTCTTGTTCTCGCGAGAACGCAGCGATGATCACGCGACCACGTATCACGGCACTGCTGCCCGTCTTTCCTTCGTAGAAGTACCCGCCATCTTTATGGACACCTTAACTCCGGACAGACCCCAAGAGATAGCTAACACGACACTTAATCTATTCCCAACTGACACTGGTCGTTCTTACAAGTGTACTCAAGATGTCAGTGTCGCTGTAACCAAAAACGTTTCCATAACGTTCCGCCAAGTTCAGGTTCAGCCGTTTGACGTGCGATCAGGACAGTTCTCCCAGGCAGAAGAATGTGCAAACGACTCTGGAGGCGGCAAGGACAGGGTGCTGATCATCGCTGTTGGAGTTGTACTGTTGGTGATAGCAGTGGGGATTGGGGCGGCTGGGGTCATCGGACGACGAACTCTGATCTCAAAGTATAGGCCTCTTGAAAACATTGCAGAGTAA